From Planctomycetia bacterium, the proteins below share one genomic window:
- a CDS encoding alkaline phosphatase family protein: MNDRVILLSAPGLRGGDLAHMPRLRQLTSAGDQAALVPGFPCVTCPVQANMTTGYPPSEHGVVANGFFWRDKGEVEMWTAWNDCIQRPQIWDILREHDNSLTSAVCFPLHSKGCGAESVCTPAPVHNPDGSESLWCFTKPTELYGTLRDALGHFPLQHFWGPIANIRSTAWIVDSAVLAAQAYHPRFQYIYLPHLDYAAQKFGPDSPQATTALAELDETLGRLIDGQRAAFGNEEPLWLIAGEYPIVPVSHVTYPNRILRQAGLLEIRALADGEHLDPVTSPAFALVDHQFSHIFVRDRDQTVINRVVDLFRGHDGIEEVLTGAELSKYDLVNERSGDVVLISRADSWQAYYWWLDDAQAPAFARTVDIHRKPGYDPVELFFDPVARGIPLDATLVRGSHGAPPHDARQRTVLLSSQRGVLPSHTLADVDVCDLVLRQFGV; the protein is encoded by the coding sequence ATGAACGACCGCGTGATCCTGCTTTCGGCGCCCGGATTGCGCGGCGGCGACCTCGCGCATATGCCGCGACTCCGGCAATTGACTTCCGCCGGCGATCAAGCTGCGCTCGTGCCCGGCTTTCCTTGCGTGACCTGTCCCGTGCAGGCCAATATGACGACCGGATATCCGCCGTCGGAGCATGGCGTCGTGGCCAATGGTTTCTTCTGGCGCGACAAGGGCGAAGTCGAGATGTGGACCGCCTGGAACGATTGCATCCAGCGACCACAGATCTGGGACATCCTCCGCGAACACGACAACTCACTGACGTCGGCCGTCTGTTTTCCGTTGCACAGCAAAGGATGTGGCGCGGAATCCGTTTGCACGCCCGCGCCGGTCCACAATCCAGACGGTTCGGAATCGCTGTGGTGTTTCACAAAGCCGACCGAACTGTACGGCACGCTGCGCGACGCACTCGGGCATTTTCCATTGCAGCATTTCTGGGGACCGATCGCGAATATTCGCTCGACGGCCTGGATCGTGGATTCCGCCGTGCTGGCTGCGCAGGCGTATCATCCGCGATTTCAATACATCTACTTGCCGCATCTCGATTACGCGGCGCAGAAGTTTGGGCCGGATAGCCCACAGGCCACGACGGCGCTCGCGGAATTGGATGAAACGCTGGGCAGGTTGATCGACGGCCAGCGCGCCGCGTTCGGCAACGAAGAACCGCTATGGTTGATCGCCGGCGAGTATCCGATCGTGCCGGTCAGCCACGTCACGTATCCGAATCGCATTTTGCGCCAGGCCGGGTTACTTGAAATCCGCGCGCTGGCCGACGGCGAACACCTGGATCCCGTGACGAGCCCCGCGTTCGCACTCGTGGATCATCAGTTCTCGCACATCTTCGTGCGCGATCGCGATCAGACGGTGATCAATCGGGTCGTCGATCTCTTCCGCGGACACGACGGCATTGAGGAAGTGCTCACCGGCGCCGAACTCAGCAAGTATGATCTCGTCAACGAACGCTCGGGCGACGTGGTGCTGATCTCGCGCGCAGATAGTTGGCAAGCGTACTACTGGTGGCTCGACGACGCCCAAGCGCCCGCGTTCGCACGAACCGTCGACATCCACCGCAAACCAGGTTACGACCCGGTGGAACTATTCTTCGACCCCGTGGCGCGCGGCATTCCGCTCGATGCAACCCTGGTCCGCGGTTCGCACGGCGCGCCGCCGCACGATGCGCGGCAACGCACCGTGCTCCTCTCATCGCAGCGCGGCGTACTGCCAAGCCATACCTTGGCGGACGTCGACGTCTGCGATCTGGTGCTGCGGCAGTTTGGGGTTTAG
- a CDS encoding ion transporter: MLPFLRKLAVSRGFSYFVLGIIILAGVLVGLETLPDFKPDSPYGRLVDLLQQIVLWLFVAEAAIKIIARWPRPWEYFYDPWNIFDFIVIVICFLPLHAGYASVFRLARILRVLRLVSAVPKLQMLVAALLKSLPSLVYVGSLLMLHFYSYAVMGTFLFRENDPVHFRNLPASMLTLFEVVTLEGWVNTMYTQMYGSDHYGYNDEMKALVDAERTSIARPLISPLYFVSFIMLGTMIILNLFVGVIVNGMEEAQDEFQAEQRERHRKKLGQITVGDELGLIQAQLDQVMEQLQSLQRRSRDTLAASSDPISETA, encoded by the coding sequence ATGCTCCCTTTCCTGCGCAAGCTGGCCGTATCCCGCGGGTTTTCGTACTTCGTGCTCGGCATCATCATCCTGGCGGGCGTCCTCGTCGGATTGGAGACATTGCCGGACTTCAAGCCGGACAGCCCTTACGGCCGGCTCGTCGACCTGCTGCAGCAAATCGTCCTCTGGCTGTTCGTGGCGGAAGCGGCGATCAAAATCATCGCGCGCTGGCCCCGCCCTTGGGAGTACTTCTACGATCCGTGGAACATCTTCGATTTCATCGTGATCGTGATCTGCTTCCTGCCGTTGCACGCCGGCTACGCCTCGGTGTTCCGGCTGGCTCGCATCTTGCGCGTGCTGCGACTCGTCAGCGCGGTGCCGAAATTGCAAATGCTCGTCGCGGCGCTGTTGAAAAGCCTGCCGTCGCTGGTTTATGTCGGCAGTTTGTTGATGTTGCACTTCTATTCGTACGCGGTGATGGGCACGTTTCTGTTCCGCGAGAACGACCCTGTCCATTTTCGCAATCTGCCGGCCTCAATGCTGACGCTGTTCGAGGTCGTCACGCTCGAAGGCTGGGTGAACACGATGTACACCCAGATGTACGGCTCGGACCACTATGGCTACAACGACGAAATGAAGGCCCTGGTCGACGCGGAGCGCACGTCGATCGCGCGGCCGTTAATCAGCCCGCTGTATTTCGTCTCGTTCATCATGCTTGGCACGATGATCATCTTGAACCTGTTCGTCGGCGTGATCGTCAACGGCATGGAAGAGGCCCAGGACGAGTTCCAGGCCGAACAGCGCGAGCGGCATCGTAAGAAACTCGGGCAAATAACCGTGGGCGACGAGCTCGGGTTGATACAGGCGCAACTGGACCAGGTGATGGAGCAACTCCAGTCGCTGCAACGCAGGTCCCGCGATACGCTCGCAGCGAGCTCCGATCCCATCAGCGAAACGGCCTGA